In the Juglans microcarpa x Juglans regia isolate MS1-56 chromosome 6D, Jm3101_v1.0, whole genome shotgun sequence genome, one interval contains:
- the LOC121234845 gene encoding cellulose synthase-like protein G3 isoform X2, with protein sequence MEGTSPGRTAASRPSTTHASASGYPPLYEIEHSQLTLFNRLFAAVYASAILALLYRHAFMLINSPALASSIISLSMLISDLVLALMWAGTQSCRMRPIHRKEFPENLNRVVKDQSDFPALDVFICTADPYKEPPLSVASTALSVMAYDYPTEKISVYVSDDGGSQLTLFAFMEAAKFASHWLPFCRKNNLVERSPESYFALNNSPNFEAEKIKTMYDNMKIRVDNVVERGKVGDEYMTGEEERRAFNKWTEGFTRQDHPTVIQVLLENRKDKDITGNLMPNLIYVSRQKSRISPHHFKAGALNALLRVSATMTNAPIILTLDCDMYSNDPRTPLRVLCYLLNTSSTSTQAQLDRSTEVGYIQFPQHFRGINKNDTYACEYKRLFQINSVGFDGLAGPNHVGTGCFFCRRAFFGGPSTFVPPEIPELGPFHVVDKPIRSQPILELAHEVASCNYENQTKWGFEIGVRYGSLVEDYFTGYRLHCEGWKSIFCSPRRAAFLGDAPITLVDVLNQQKRWSIGLLDVVFSKFSQVTFGVRSIGLLMALAYAQVGFWSFWSIPITMYAFLPQLALLNGISIFPSVSESWFLLYMFLFLGAYLQDLLDFLFYGGTVQRWWNDQRMWNIRGLTCYLFGFLEFFLKSVGIPTQGFNVTSKVLDDEQSKRYMQGFFEFGVPSPMFVPLTTAAFVNLVSFVWGLVWIFRGSKVEVEGLFVQIFLAGFGVVNSWPIYESVVWRRDKGKLHIRTTMISTFIASVLVAAASFATS encoded by the exons ATGGAGGGAACGAGTCCAGGCCGCACCGCTGCCAGCAGGCCGTCCACCACCCATGCCTCAGCCTCAGGCTATCCTCCCCTTTATGAGATTGAGCACTCTCAGCTCACTCTCTTCAACCGTCTGTTTGCTGCAGTTTACGCGTCTGCCATCCTCGCCCTCCTGTATCGCcatgcattcatgctcataaACTCCCCCGCCTTAGCCTCCTCCATTATCTCCCTCTCCATGCTGATCTCTGATCTTGTGCTTGCTCTCATGTGGGCTGGCACCCAGTCTTGCCGTATGCGTCCAATCCACCGCAAGGAATTCCCCGAAAACCTCAATAGGGTTGTGAAAGATCAATCCGATTTTCCTGCACTCGACGTGTTCATATGTACCGCCGACCCGTACAAGGAGCCGCCATTGAGCGTGGCGAGTACGGCCTTATCTGTCATGGCATATGACTATCCAACAGAGAAGATCTCAGTCTACGTATCAGACGATGGGGGCTCGCAGCTCACTCTCTTTGCTTTCATGGAGGCTGCTAAGTTTGCAAGCCATTGGTTGCCCTTTTGTAGAAAGAATAACCTAGTAGAAAGAAGCCCAGAATCATATTTTGCTCTGAATAATTCTCCGAACTTTGAGGCCGAGAAGATCAAG ACAATGTACGATAACATGAAAATCAGGGTAGATAATGTTGTCGAGAGAGGGAAAGTTGGGGATGAGTACATGACTGGAGAAGAAGAGCGCAGAGCATTTAACAAATGGACAGAGGGATTTACACGCCAAGATCATCCCACTGTGATCCAG GTTTTGTTGGAGAATAGGAAAGACAAAGACATCACCGGCAATTTGATGCCAAATCTTATTTATGTCTCCAGACAAAAAAGCAGGATTTCACCCCACCATTTTAAAGCTGGTGccctcaatgcattg CTCCGGGTATCGGCGACCATGACAAATGCTCCCATAATCCTTACCCTAGATTGTGATATGTACTCCAATGATCCTCGTACGCCTCTGCGTGTGCTATGCTACCTGCTCAACACTAGTAGTACTAGTACACAAGCTCAACTTGATCGGTCGACCGAAGTAGGATACATTCAATTTCCCCAACACTTTCGTGGGATTAACAAGAATGACACCTATGCTTGTGAATATAAACGTTTGTTTCAAATCAATTCGGTGGGGTTTGATGGACTAGCTGGGCCTAACCATGTTGGAACCGGCTGCTTCTTTTGCCGACGAGCGTTCTTTGGAGGTCCATCAACGTTTGTGCCACCAGAAATCCCTGAATTAGGTCCCTTCCATGTTGTGGACAAACCTATTCGGTCCCAACCAATTCTGGAATTGGCACACGAGGTCGCAAGCTGCAATTATGAGAACCAGACCAAATGGGGTTTTGAG ATTGGTGTCAGATATGGATCATTGGTTGAGGACTACTTCACGGGTTATCGGCTACACTGCGAGGGATGGAAGTCAATATTCTGCAGTCCAAGGAGGGCAGCATTTTTGGGTGACGCACCAATTACCCTTGTCGACGTGCTGAATCAACAAAAGCGATGGTCCATAGGCCTACTTGATGTGGTTTTCTCTAAGTTTAGTCAAGTAACCTTCGGCGTCAGATCCATCGGTCTTCTCATGGCACTTGCTTATGCCCAGGTTGGCTTCTGGTCCTTCTGGTCCATTCCCATCACCATGTATGCCTTCCTCCCCCAGCTAGCTCTCCTCAACGGGATCAGCATCTTCCCAAGT GTGTCAGAGTCATGGTTTCTATTGTATATGTTCCTTTTCTTAGGAGCCTATCTGCAGGATCTCCTCGACTTTTTGTTCTACGGTGGAACGGTCCAAAGATGGTGGAATGATCAGAGGATGTGGAATATAAGGGGCCTCACATGTTACTTGTTTGGATTCCTGGAGTTCTTTCTCAAGTCTGTGGGTATTCCCACACAAGGTTTCAATGTGACCAGCAAAGTGCTTGACGATGAACAAAGCAAAAGATACATGCAAGGCTTCTTTGAGTTTGGAGTCCCATCACCCATGTTTGTGCCACTAACAACGGCAGCATTTGTCAACTTAGTCTCATTTGTCTGGGGGCTTGTATGGATCTTCAGAGGCAGCAAAGTGGAGGTGGAGGGACTGTTTGTGCAGATTTTCTTAGCAGGCTTCGGAGTAGTGAATTCCTGGCCAATTTATGAAAGTGTGGTCTGGAGGAGAGATAAAGGAAAATTACATATTAGAACTACCATGATCTCAACATTTATAGCAAGTGTTCTTGTTGCTGCAGCATCTTTTGCCACGAGCTGA
- the LOC121234845 gene encoding cellulose synthase-like protein G3 isoform X1: protein MEGTSPGRTAASRPSTTHASASGYPPLYEIEHSQLTLFNRLFAAVYASAILALLYRHAFMLINSPALASSIISLSMLISDLVLALMWAGTQSCRMRPIHRKEFPENLNRVVKDQSDFPALDVFICTADPYKEPPLSVASTALSVMAYDYPTEKISVYVSDDGGSQLTLFAFMEAAKFASHWLPFCRKNNLVERSPESYFALNNSPNFEAEKIKTMYDNMKIRVDNVVERGKVGDEYMTGEEERRAFNKWTEGFTRQDHPTVIQVLLENRKDKDITGNLMPNLIYVSRQKSRISPHHFKAGALNALLRVSATMTNAPIILTLDCDMYSNDPRTPLRVLCYLLNTSSTSTQAQLDRSTEVGYIQFPQHFRGINKNDTYACEYKRLFQINSVGFDGLAGPNHVGTGCFFCRRAFFGGPSTFVPPEIPELGPFHVVDKPIRSQPILELAHEVASCNYENQTKWGFEIGVRYGSLVEDYFTGYRLHCEGWKSIFCSPRRAAFLGDAPITLVDVLNQQKRWSIGLLDVVFSKFSQVTFGVRSIGLLMALAYAQVGFWSFWSIPITMYAFLPQLALLNGISIFPSIKLEWRMCSRNRVFLIFIDFYLFDIFKVKNYMLQVSESWFLLYMFLFLGAYLQDLLDFLFYGGTVQRWWNDQRMWNIRGLTCYLFGFLEFFLKSVGIPTQGFNVTSKVLDDEQSKRYMQGFFEFGVPSPMFVPLTTAAFVNLVSFVWGLVWIFRGSKVEVEGLFVQIFLAGFGVVNSWPIYESVVWRRDKGKLHIRTTMISTFIASVLVAAASFATS from the exons ATGGAGGGAACGAGTCCAGGCCGCACCGCTGCCAGCAGGCCGTCCACCACCCATGCCTCAGCCTCAGGCTATCCTCCCCTTTATGAGATTGAGCACTCTCAGCTCACTCTCTTCAACCGTCTGTTTGCTGCAGTTTACGCGTCTGCCATCCTCGCCCTCCTGTATCGCcatgcattcatgctcataaACTCCCCCGCCTTAGCCTCCTCCATTATCTCCCTCTCCATGCTGATCTCTGATCTTGTGCTTGCTCTCATGTGGGCTGGCACCCAGTCTTGCCGTATGCGTCCAATCCACCGCAAGGAATTCCCCGAAAACCTCAATAGGGTTGTGAAAGATCAATCCGATTTTCCTGCACTCGACGTGTTCATATGTACCGCCGACCCGTACAAGGAGCCGCCATTGAGCGTGGCGAGTACGGCCTTATCTGTCATGGCATATGACTATCCAACAGAGAAGATCTCAGTCTACGTATCAGACGATGGGGGCTCGCAGCTCACTCTCTTTGCTTTCATGGAGGCTGCTAAGTTTGCAAGCCATTGGTTGCCCTTTTGTAGAAAGAATAACCTAGTAGAAAGAAGCCCAGAATCATATTTTGCTCTGAATAATTCTCCGAACTTTGAGGCCGAGAAGATCAAG ACAATGTACGATAACATGAAAATCAGGGTAGATAATGTTGTCGAGAGAGGGAAAGTTGGGGATGAGTACATGACTGGAGAAGAAGAGCGCAGAGCATTTAACAAATGGACAGAGGGATTTACACGCCAAGATCATCCCACTGTGATCCAG GTTTTGTTGGAGAATAGGAAAGACAAAGACATCACCGGCAATTTGATGCCAAATCTTATTTATGTCTCCAGACAAAAAAGCAGGATTTCACCCCACCATTTTAAAGCTGGTGccctcaatgcattg CTCCGGGTATCGGCGACCATGACAAATGCTCCCATAATCCTTACCCTAGATTGTGATATGTACTCCAATGATCCTCGTACGCCTCTGCGTGTGCTATGCTACCTGCTCAACACTAGTAGTACTAGTACACAAGCTCAACTTGATCGGTCGACCGAAGTAGGATACATTCAATTTCCCCAACACTTTCGTGGGATTAACAAGAATGACACCTATGCTTGTGAATATAAACGTTTGTTTCAAATCAATTCGGTGGGGTTTGATGGACTAGCTGGGCCTAACCATGTTGGAACCGGCTGCTTCTTTTGCCGACGAGCGTTCTTTGGAGGTCCATCAACGTTTGTGCCACCAGAAATCCCTGAATTAGGTCCCTTCCATGTTGTGGACAAACCTATTCGGTCCCAACCAATTCTGGAATTGGCACACGAGGTCGCAAGCTGCAATTATGAGAACCAGACCAAATGGGGTTTTGAG ATTGGTGTCAGATATGGATCATTGGTTGAGGACTACTTCACGGGTTATCGGCTACACTGCGAGGGATGGAAGTCAATATTCTGCAGTCCAAGGAGGGCAGCATTTTTGGGTGACGCACCAATTACCCTTGTCGACGTGCTGAATCAACAAAAGCGATGGTCCATAGGCCTACTTGATGTGGTTTTCTCTAAGTTTAGTCAAGTAACCTTCGGCGTCAGATCCATCGGTCTTCTCATGGCACTTGCTTATGCCCAGGTTGGCTTCTGGTCCTTCTGGTCCATTCCCATCACCATGTATGCCTTCCTCCCCCAGCTAGCTCTCCTCAACGGGATCAGCATCTTCCCAAGT ATCAAGTTGGAGTGGAGGATGTGTTCTCGAAATAGAGTTTTTCTAATATTCatagatttttatttgtttgacatattcaaagtgaaaaattatatgttgcagGTGTCAGAGTCATGGTTTCTATTGTATATGTTCCTTTTCTTAGGAGCCTATCTGCAGGATCTCCTCGACTTTTTGTTCTACGGTGGAACGGTCCAAAGATGGTGGAATGATCAGAGGATGTGGAATATAAGGGGCCTCACATGTTACTTGTTTGGATTCCTGGAGTTCTTTCTCAAGTCTGTGGGTATTCCCACACAAGGTTTCAATGTGACCAGCAAAGTGCTTGACGATGAACAAAGCAAAAGATACATGCAAGGCTTCTTTGAGTTTGGAGTCCCATCACCCATGTTTGTGCCACTAACAACGGCAGCATTTGTCAACTTAGTCTCATTTGTCTGGGGGCTTGTATGGATCTTCAGAGGCAGCAAAGTGGAGGTGGAGGGACTGTTTGTGCAGATTTTCTTAGCAGGCTTCGGAGTAGTGAATTCCTGGCCAATTTATGAAAGTGTGGTCTGGAGGAGAGATAAAGGAAAATTACATATTAGAACTACCATGATCTCAACATTTATAGCAAGTGTTCTTGTTGCTGCAGCATCTTTTGCCACGAGCTGA